One window from the genome of Macrobrachium rosenbergii isolate ZJJX-2024 chromosome 2, ASM4041242v1, whole genome shotgun sequence encodes:
- the LOC136843514 gene encoding high mobility group nucleosome-binding domain-containing protein 5-like: MDKKLESAVSRMQEMMKGMFKEFFGEGAVGGGSPGSWDGPEGLQKVEKSGDESDGSDLGAVKKEKKREMLAKGKREDKVKKGGEEKKKKGKGLRKDEKKVDIGKWEKSKEQEKSELDSGDWIRVVEKKGKKSAVGRMDVSVEVDSLYSEECKRGQSETSGSDSESEKEVRKAMYVREVPRCEKYEEYGSRDKGIFSGSMKVIARLNMERIRGYGHES; encoded by the coding sequence atggataagaagttagagtctgcagtaagcaggatgcaggaaatgatgaagggaatGTTTAAGGAGTTCTTTGGAGAAGGAGCTGTAGGAGGAGGTTCCCCTGGGTCTTGGGATGGGCCAGAAGGGTTGCAGAAGGTAGAGAAGAGTGGAGATGAGAGTGATGGAAGTGATTTAGGTgcagtaaagaaggaaaagaagagagagatgctGGCTAAAGGTAAACGGGAGGACAAGGTTAAGAAAGGgggtgaggaaaagaagaaaaaaggaaaggggcttaggaaggatgagaagaaagTTGATATTGGGAAATGGGAAAAGAGTAAGGAACAAGAAAAAAGTGAGTTGGATAGTGGAGACTGGATAAGGGTAGTTGAGAAGAAGGGTAAGAAAAGTGCAGTTGGGAGGATGGATGTTAGTGTGGAAGTGGATTCACTGTATTCGGAAGAGTGTAAGAGAGGTCAGAGTGAAACTAGCGGCAGCGAcagtgagagtgagaaagaagtacggaaggctatgtatgtgagagaaGTGCCACGGTGTGAGAAGTATgaagagtatggaagtagggataaAGGGATTTTTTCAGGGAGTATGAAGGTTATTGCACGGCTAAATATGGAGAGAATAAGAGGGTATGGGCACGAGAGTTAG